Proteins found in one Candidatus Gastranaerophilales bacterium genomic segment:
- the rplL gene encoding 50S ribosomal protein L7/L12 produces the protein MSTVVEILEKIEKLTLIEAAELVKAMEEKFGVSAAAPVAVAAAPAAATEAAAEEASEVTVVLVSAGANKINVLKEVRTITGLGLKEAKDLVDGAPKPVKESVKKEEADAIKAKLEELGATVEFK, from the coding sequence ATGTCTACAGTTGTTGAAATTTTAGAAAAAATCGAAAAATTAACTCTTATTGAAGCTGCTGAATTAGTAAAAGCTATGGAAGAAAAATTTGGTGTTAGCGCCGCTGCTCCTGTTGCAGTTGCTGCTGCTCCGGCTGCCGCTACAGAAGCTGCTGCTGAAGAAGCTTCAGAAGTTACGGTTGTTTTAGTCAGCGCAGGTGCTAATAAAATCAACGTTCTTAAAGAAGTTAGAACTATCACGGGATTAGGATTAAAAGAAGCTAAAGATTTAGTTGACGGCGCTCCTAAACCAGTTAAAGAATCTGTTAAAAAAGAAGAAGCTGACGCTATCAAAGCTAAATTAGAAGAACTTGGTGCTACGGTTGAATTCAAATAA
- the rplJ gene encoding 50S ribosomal protein L10 yields the protein MATKAQKNEKIEQIKESFSKAKVAIVSNPTGLSVAEITELRRALQKEGSDYTVLKNTLAIKAIEGTEFECLKDVLKGPSAIAFGFEDQVAPAKVLAKFTKEFEKAAAKGGALDGKLLNEAEVKSLSSLPSKEELIAKLLGSINSPASGIVGCTNGVISALVRAIDQVRQQKSA from the coding sequence ATGGCAACAAAAGCTCAAAAAAATGAAAAAATCGAACAAATTAAAGAATCTTTTTCAAAAGCAAAAGTTGCAATTGTAAGCAATCCTACAGGATTGAGTGTTGCTGAAATTACCGAATTAAGAAGAGCGCTTCAAAAAGAAGGTTCTGATTATACGGTGTTAAAGAACACACTTGCAATCAAAGCTATTGAAGGCACGGAATTTGAGTGCTTAAAAGATGTTCTTAAAGGACCCAGCGCAATTGCATTTGGTTTTGAAGACCAGGTAGCGCCTGCAAAAGTCCTTGCAAAATTCACAAAAGAATTTGAAAAAGCTGCTGCAAAAGGCGGCGCATTAGATGGCAAATTGTTAAACGAAGCAGAGGTTAAATCCTTGTCATCATTGCCAAGCAAAGAAGAACTTATTGCAAAATTACTCGGAAGTATCAACTCACCCGCATCAGGTATTGTTGGTTGTACAAACGGTGTAATAAGTGCATTGGTTCGTGCTATAGATCAAGTTAGACAACAAAAAAGTGCGTAA
- the uvrB gene encoding excinuclease ABC subunit UvrB: MERKFDLQSKYKPSGDQPKAIQALVNGINNSCETQTLMGVTGSGKTFTMANVIQEIQKPTLVIAHNKTLAAQLYGELREFFPNNAVEYFISYYDYYQPEAYIPRSDVYIEKSATINDEIDKLRHSTTRSLYTRNDVIVVASVSCIYGLGLPENYFRGSIKLQVGQEKNRDAFLKELVQSRYERNDVELKRGTFRARGDIVEIMPAYESIITRFYFFGDEIEKIIMIDPVTGEVGDFLEETVIFPAVHYIQGEEDSERIINDIHKELNEQVRFFESQNKILEAQRLQQRTMHDIEMIKEMGYCNGIENYSRIIENRPIGSAPATLLEYFPKGFLVIIDESHATIPQLKAMYNGDRARKDTLVEYGFRLPCARDNRPLKFEEFYERIGKRIYVSATPGDFEKEQSQQIVEQIIRPTGLLDPKIDIRPIENQVDDLLNEINIRAERNERVLITTLTKKMSEDLTDYFAQLGVKVRYLHSEITSLERVEILRDLRLGEFNVLIGVNLLREGLDLPEVSLVAIMDADKEGFLRCETSLIQTIGRAARNSFGHVIMYADRVTDSIQKAYDETKRRREIQDKYNRANNITPKTIIKDTQNSLLQLISGVREVEDVIAEQMVENNISRKDLPKLIEKLEKDMHKSAKSLDFERAAQIRDKLKKLREMV; this comes from the coding sequence ATGGAAAGAAAATTCGACTTACAATCAAAATACAAGCCTTCGGGCGACCAGCCAAAAGCCATACAGGCGTTAGTAAACGGCATTAATAACAGCTGCGAAACTCAAACTCTTATGGGGGTTACAGGTTCGGGCAAAACGTTTACAATGGCAAACGTAATTCAGGAAATACAAAAACCGACACTTGTAATAGCCCACAATAAAACCTTAGCGGCTCAGCTGTATGGTGAGCTAAGGGAGTTTTTCCCGAATAATGCCGTAGAATACTTCATAAGCTATTATGACTACTACCAACCCGAAGCTTATATACCAAGAAGCGATGTTTATATAGAAAAATCAGCCACCATAAACGACGAAATCGACAAACTGCGCCACAGTACAACTCGCAGCCTATACACAAGGAATGATGTTATAGTTGTGGCAAGTGTAAGTTGTATTTACGGGTTAGGGCTGCCTGAAAACTACTTTAGAGGTTCTATAAAATTGCAGGTAGGACAAGAGAAAAATCGTGATGCGTTTCTTAAAGAACTTGTCCAAAGCCGATATGAGCGTAACGATGTGGAATTGAAGAGGGGAACATTTCGAGCAAGGGGCGATATTGTAGAAATCATGCCCGCATACGAAAGTATAATTACAAGGTTTTATTTTTTCGGAGATGAAATAGAAAAAATTATTATGATAGACCCCGTAACAGGCGAAGTCGGTGATTTTTTGGAGGAAACCGTTATATTTCCCGCGGTTCACTACATACAGGGTGAAGAGGATTCCGAGCGGATAATTAACGACATTCACAAAGAATTGAACGAACAGGTTAGATTTTTTGAGAGCCAAAATAAAATCCTTGAAGCCCAAAGGCTGCAGCAAAGAACAATGCACGATATAGAAATGATAAAAGAAATGGGCTATTGTAACGGCATAGAAAACTACTCAAGAATAATTGAAAACCGTCCGATAGGCAGTGCGCCGGCTACTTTGCTTGAATATTTCCCGAAAGGTTTTCTGGTAATAATAGACGAATCGCATGCCACCATCCCTCAGCTAAAAGCCATGTACAATGGCGATAGAGCCAGAAAAGATACTTTGGTTGAGTATGGGTTCAGGTTACCTTGCGCAAGGGATAACAGACCTTTGAAGTTTGAAGAATTTTATGAGCGCATCGGCAAAAGAATATACGTTTCGGCAACTCCCGGGGATTTTGAAAAAGAGCAGAGCCAACAGATAGTTGAGCAAATAATACGCCCTACCGGGCTTTTAGACCCTAAAATAGATATAAGACCGATAGAAAATCAGGTTGATGATTTATTAAATGAAATAAACATACGGGCAGAGCGTAACGAAAGAGTATTAATAACAACCCTTACCAAAAAGATGTCAGAAGACTTGACCGATTATTTTGCGCAGCTCGGAGTAAAAGTCCGCTATCTCCACAGCGAAATAACCTCGCTTGAGCGTGTCGAGATACTTAGGGATTTAAGATTAGGCGAATTTAATGTGCTTATAGGTGTAAACCTCCTGCGAGAAGGGCTTGACCTGCCTGAAGTAAGCCTTGTTGCTATTATGGACGCTGATAAAGAAGGGTTCTTAAGGTGTGAAACAAGCCTTATCCAAACAATAGGAAGGGCGGCAAGAAATTCTTTCGGGCATGTAATTATGTACGCAGACAGGGTAACAGACAGTATCCAAAAAGCTTACGATGAAACAAAGCGCCGTCGTGAAATTCAGGATAAATACAATCGGGCAAATAATATAACCCCAAAAACAATCATTAAAGATACTCAAAACAGCCTGCTTCAACTGATTTCCGGAGTAAGAGAAGTAGAAGATGTCATAGCGGAGCAAATGGTAGAAAATAATATATCGCGCAAAGACCTGCCTAAGTTAATAGAAAAACTTGAAAAAGATATGCACAAATCGGCAAAATCTCTGGACTTTGAGCGAGCGGCACAAATAAGAGATAAGCTGAAAAAGCTTAGAGAGATGGTTTAA
- a CDS encoding M48 family metalloprotease has product MKKVLLLLALLCTTLAANAATVYVQNDVTNKDFWERTGVQEKKVTAVANKIISANKLKGRAPVTLKTDNVINALANLYTRNITVLSGSLSAMDNDDELAYLLSHEIAHSMETYESPFRVFAMKWMPKKYEFKADLVGIDYMVKAGYNPVAAIAFANKTLDEPYWDWYLSHPKGSRRLFEMYKHIYTKYPEYLSGPMVHNVNYINYINSNYAKIKGFEQKQKNREMQNNEKL; this is encoded by the coding sequence ATGAAGAAAGTACTGTTATTGCTAGCTTTATTGTGTACAACTTTGGCTGCAAACGCTGCAACTGTATACGTACAAAATGATGTGACAAACAAGGATTTTTGGGAAAGAACAGGTGTGCAAGAAAAGAAGGTTACAGCGGTTGCAAACAAGATTATATCTGCAAATAAATTAAAAGGCAGAGCTCCTGTTACTTTGAAAACTGACAACGTAATAAACGCTTTGGCTAACTTATATACAAGAAATATTACGGTCTTATCCGGTTCATTATCTGCAATGGATAATGATGATGAACTAGCATATTTACTATCTCATGAAATAGCCCACTCAATGGAAACGTATGAATCTCCATTTAGAGTTTTCGCAATGAAGTGGATGCCTAAGAAGTATGAATTTAAAGCAGATTTAGTTGGTATAGACTATATGGTAAAGGCCGGTTATAACCCTGTTGCAGCAATAGCTTTTGCAAATAAGACATTAGATGAACCATATTGGGATTGGTATCTATCTCATCCAAAAGGTAGTCGAAGATTGTTTGAAATGTATAAGCACATATACACCAAATACCCCGAATATTTATCTGGTCCAATGGTACATAATGTTAACTATATAAACTATATAAACTCAAACTATGCAAAAATTAAGGGTTTTGAGCAAAAGCAAAAGAACAGAGAAATGCAAAACAATGAGAAATTATAG
- the nusA gene encoding transcription termination factor NusA: protein MIKFGSALMDAVEQIEREKGISKDIILGSLCDAMVSAYKKQIKDKMATNVKAILYEKSGEIGIYREKITVKKVEDESLEISLKDAKKIDPEAAIDKVVDIEVTPADFGRIAAQAAKQVITQRIREAERNIIIDEYMSKKDTLMTGIVQRIEYRNVVVNLGKTEAIMPPKEQLKNEYYKPGNRIRVYVLDVKETAKLPQVIVSQTHAKIVQELFELEVPEIEDGLVEIKNITREAGYRTKIAVASTDPDVDPVGACIGPRGSRIQTIVGELKNEKIDIIRYSDDPVEYIVNALSPAKIISVDILEDSEEAKEALVVVPDDQLSLAIGMGGQNVRLAHRLTGWKIDIKSLSQVEESGYYEQDYQEEQEPQKYAEQEEETEIEITEEELVEDYEEE, encoded by the coding sequence ATGATTAAATTCGGTTCAGCACTAATGGATGCGGTAGAACAAATTGAAAGAGAAAAAGGAATATCAAAAGATATTATTTTGGGTTCTCTGTGCGATGCAATGGTTAGCGCATACAAAAAACAAATTAAGGATAAAATGGCAACGAACGTAAAAGCTATTTTGTACGAAAAATCAGGTGAAATAGGCATTTACAGAGAAAAGATAACCGTTAAAAAAGTAGAGGATGAAAGTCTGGAAATCTCACTTAAGGATGCGAAGAAAATTGACCCTGAAGCAGCAATAGATAAGGTGGTTGATATAGAAGTAACCCCGGCAGACTTCGGCAGGATTGCAGCGCAAGCGGCAAAACAGGTAATTACCCAACGGATAAGAGAGGCTGAGCGCAACATTATCATTGATGAATATATGAGCAAAAAAGACACACTGATGACAGGTATTGTTCAGAGAATAGAGTACAGAAACGTTGTTGTAAATCTTGGCAAAACAGAAGCTATTATGCCGCCTAAAGAACAATTGAAAAATGAATACTATAAGCCCGGAAACAGAATAAGAGTTTATGTTCTCGATGTAAAAGAAACAGCGAAACTTCCGCAGGTAATAGTTTCTCAGACTCACGCTAAAATCGTACAAGAACTTTTTGAACTTGAAGTGCCTGAAATTGAAGACGGTTTGGTAGAAATTAAAAATATCACAAGAGAAGCGGGCTACCGAACAAAAATAGCGGTAGCAAGCACTGACCCTGACGTTGACCCTGTAGGAGCCTGCATAGGACCGAGAGGAAGCAGAATTCAAACTATTGTGGGTGAATTAAAGAACGAAAAAATTGATATCATAAGATATTCTGATGACCCTGTTGAATATATTGTAAATGCGCTTTCACCTGCGAAAATCATTTCCGTTGATATATTAGAGGACTCGGAAGAAGCGAAAGAAGCTTTGGTTGTAGTACCTGACGACCAATTAAGCTTAGCTATCGGTATGGGCGGACAAAACGTAAGGCTGGCTCACAGATTAACAGGCTGGAAGATTGATATTAAGTCTTTAAGCCAAGTTGAGGAAAGCGGCTATTATGAGCAAGACTATCAGGAAGAGCAAGAACCGCAAAAATACGCCGAACAAGAGGAAGAAACAGAAATAGAAATCACCGAAGAAGAACTCGTTGAGGACTATGAAGAAGAATAA
- a CDS encoding YlxR family protein, with product MKKNNNESQTAKEGSKKEPSLVRKCIGCSQKFERTALIRILKDHQTEEIIINPANKQFGRSCYICKNQECIKNALKKHKLGKFLKGNVPQYIIEQLKTICD from the coding sequence ATGAAGAAGAATAACAACGAAAGTCAAACAGCTAAAGAAGGCTCTAAAAAAGAGCCTTCTTTGGTAAGAAAATGCATCGGATGTTCACAAAAATTTGAAAGAACCGCGCTGATAAGAATTTTAAAAGACCATCAAACGGAAGAAATAATTATAAACCCTGCAAATAAACAATTTGGACGCTCTTGCTATATATGCAAAAATCAGGAATGCATTAAAAATGCGCTTAAAAAACACAAGCTTGGCAAATTTTTAAAAGGTAACGTTCCCCAGTACATAATCGAACAATTGAAAACTATATGCGATTAA
- a CDS encoding polyprenyl synthetase family protein, with translation MMTNTKTLIEEDIQAFNNYFDEFIERETANIKPLTSAMQIFKGKQIRPRLGILIAKCFSSLNVNHFDFLISVELIHNASLCHDDVLDEADLRRSQDTFNKIFGNSTAILMGDFLLTLALAKLSDIDNNELNRIFSYAMKQLIQGEIMQNLNLYNLPTIEQYIAKSRDKTAVLFELVAKACTFYINNADEQTKQAVQDFAMYLGILFQIVDDIKNFKSDDGKPILNDLREGVLTLPLIYLAQDYPQIMEIFDKADITDEDVLNVRALLDKYNSLDKAVEFANDYKLNALKNLEFFPENEYKAALAELTQSVFNRI, from the coding sequence ATGATGACTAATACAAAAACTTTGATAGAAGAAGATATACAAGCATTTAATAATTATTTTGATGAGTTTATAGAGAGAGAAACAGCAAATATTAAACCCTTAACATCGGCTATGCAGATATTTAAAGGCAAGCAAATTCGCCCGAGATTAGGTATTTTGATTGCTAAATGTTTTTCTTCTCTTAATGTTAACCATTTTGATTTTTTAATATCCGTGGAGCTTATACATAACGCATCGCTTTGTCATGACGATGTTTTAGACGAAGCTGATTTGAGAAGAAGTCAGGACACTTTTAATAAAATTTTTGGGAATTCCACTGCTATTTTAATGGGAGATTTTCTTTTAACTTTGGCGCTTGCCAAGTTATCTGATATTGATAATAACGAGCTTAATCGTATTTTTTCATACGCAATGAAACAGCTGATACAGGGTGAAATTATGCAAAACCTTAATTTGTATAATCTGCCGACTATTGAACAATATATTGCAAAGTCAAGAGATAAAACCGCTGTATTATTTGAATTGGTAGCAAAAGCATGTACTTTTTATATAAATAATGCTGATGAGCAAACCAAGCAGGCTGTGCAGGATTTTGCCATGTATTTGGGAATATTATTCCAGATTGTTGATGATATCAAAAACTTTAAATCAGACGACGGTAAACCTATTTTAAATGATTTAAGAGAGGGTGTGTTGACTTTGCCGTTGATTTATCTTGCTCAAGATTACCCTCAAATAATGGAAATATTTGATAAAGCTGATATTACAGATGAGGATGTGCTTAACGTCAGAGCATTGCTTGATAAATATAATTCTTTAGATAAGGCTGTTGAGTTTGCAAACGATTATAAATTAAATGCTTTGAAAAATTTGGAGTTTTTCCCCGAGAATGAATATAAAGCGGCACTTGCGGAATTAACGCAAAGCGTTTTTAATCGCATATAG
- the rpsI gene encoding 30S ribosomal protein S9, protein MAEKEYRAVGRRKTAIAIARLSKGKGRVFINNKTLKAYLGERLTLETMIFQPLALTGNETKFDIRVKAIGGGVSAQAGAIRHAISKALLEVSPEYKQVLKTEGLLTRDSRIKERKKYGRKKARKRFQFSKR, encoded by the coding sequence ATGGCAGAAAAAGAATACAGAGCAGTAGGCCGCAGAAAAACTGCCATTGCAATAGCAAGACTATCAAAAGGTAAAGGCAGAGTTTTCATTAACAATAAAACTTTAAAAGCTTATCTTGGCGAAAGACTTACGCTGGAAACAATGATATTTCAGCCTTTAGCTTTAACAGGCAATGAAACAAAATTTGATATCAGAGTAAAAGCTATCGGCGGTGGTGTAAGTGCGCAAGCAGGTGCCATAAGACACGCTATTTCTAAAGCTCTTTTAGAAGTAAGTCCCGAATACAAACAAGTTCTTAAAACAGAAGGTCTTTTGACCCGTGATTCAAGAATTAAGGAAAGAAAAAAATACGGAAGAAAAAAAGCAAGAAAACGCTTCCAATTCTCAAAGAGATAA
- the rplM gene encoding 50S ribosomal protein L13 → MMKTYSAKPCEVERKWYLIDAEGQILGRLASKIANILRGKNKPEFTPHIDTGDFVIVINADKVAVTGKKVTDKMYYSHSGYPSGLKTASYKELMEKFPARALEKAVKGMLPHNTLGAEQFNKLKIYAGSEHPHSAQQPVEIKEI, encoded by the coding sequence ATCATGAAAACATATTCAGCCAAGCCTTGTGAAGTAGAAAGAAAATGGTACTTAATCGACGCAGAAGGGCAGATTTTAGGGCGTTTAGCTTCTAAAATCGCTAACATTCTCCGCGGTAAAAATAAACCTGAATTCACTCCTCACATTGATACGGGTGATTTTGTAATTGTAATAAACGCTGATAAAGTTGCAGTTACAGGTAAAAAAGTAACAGATAAAATGTATTATTCCCACTCCGGTTATCCGAGCGGGTTAAAAACAGCATCTTATAAAGAATTAATGGAAAAATTTCCTGCAAGAGCTTTGGAAAAAGCTGTTAAGGGAATGCTTCCACACAATACTTTAGGTGCTGAGCAGTTTAATAAGTTGAAAATTTACGCAGGTTCGGAGCATCCTCATTCAGCTCAGCAACCTGTAGAAATAAAGGAGATATAA
- the truA gene encoding tRNA pseudouridine(38-40) synthase TruA: MYTCRYALVVEYVGTDFHGSQIQPDTRTVQEEIQKALTIYFKAPVKTVFSGRTDAGVHAKGQVLHFDIKNNDVDSNRFLYAINSILPDDISVSEIVEVNRSFHAQKSAAYRWYRYTIANRKYKNAFDSRILHERTKLDIDLINQALDSLTGEHDFSSFCSLKTSNPNKVCKLYYAKAHKDGDYIYIDLVANRFLYNMVRIIAGMILEIGRNKLTPQFAYELLISKNRTKAPKTASANALTLEFVGYKNKGFDNVVFNKTTLSEQLKDTQHAKK, translated from the coding sequence ATGTATACTTGCAGGTATGCATTAGTTGTAGAATACGTAGGAACAGACTTTCACGGAAGTCAAATACAACCCGATACCAGAACGGTACAGGAAGAAATACAAAAAGCTCTTACTATTTACTTCAAAGCCCCTGTAAAAACGGTTTTCTCAGGAAGAACGGACGCAGGAGTCCACGCTAAGGGACAAGTTTTGCACTTTGACATTAAAAATAACGATGTAGATTCTAATCGCTTTTTATATGCGATAAATTCTATTTTGCCTGACGATATCAGTGTTAGTGAAATTGTTGAAGTAAACAGGTCATTTCATGCACAAAAGTCGGCAGCTTATAGATGGTATCGTTATACGATTGCCAATCGGAAATATAAAAATGCTTTTGATTCGAGAATTTTGCATGAAAGAACAAAGCTTGATATTGATTTGATTAATCAAGCCTTGGACTCCTTAACAGGAGAACATGATTTTTCAAGTTTCTGTTCTTTGAAAACCTCGAATCCGAATAAAGTTTGTAAACTTTATTACGCTAAAGCTCATAAAGACGGCGATTATATCTATATTGATTTAGTAGCAAATCGATTTCTCTACAATATGGTAAGAATTATAGCAGGAATGATTTTAGAAATTGGAAGGAATAAACTTACCCCGCAGTTTGCTTATGAACTTTTAATTTCCAAAAATCGTACAAAGGCTCCTAAAACAGCTTCTGCTAACGCTCTTACTCTGGAATTTGTAGGGTATAAAAATAAAGGCTTTGATAATGTGGTTTTTAACAAAACAACCTTATCTGAGCAATTAAAAGACACACAACATGCTAAAAAATAA
- the rplQ gene encoding 50S ribosomal protein L17: protein MRHQCKKHQLSKPQDQRKALLRSLVSSLIMHDEITTTMARAKALKPYAEKLISLAKKGDLAARRQAVRFLFDQPTNRLLNPESGEVFEVDGDIPEKTKLVDETVLRKLFGEIAKKYADRNGGCIRIFRMPPRRGDSSEMALIQLV from the coding sequence ATGAGACATCAATGTAAAAAACATCAATTAAGCAAACCGCAAGATCAAAGAAAAGCTCTTCTTAGATCTTTGGTATCGTCTTTGATTATGCATGATGAAATAACAACAACAATGGCAAGAGCAAAAGCTTTAAAACCATATGCAGAAAAACTTATTTCCCTTGCTAAAAAAGGCGATTTAGCTGCAAGAAGACAAGCCGTAAGGTTTCTTTTTGACCAGCCGACGAACAGATTGTTAAATCCCGAATCAGGAGAAGTTTTTGAGGTGGATGGAGATATCCCTGAAAAAACCAAACTTGTTGATGAAACGGTTTTAAGAAAATTGTTTGGCGAAATTGCTAAAAAATACGCTGACAGAAACGGCGGTTGCATCAGAATATTCAGAATGCCTCCAAGAAGAGGCGATTCATCTGAAATGGCTTTGATTCAGCTGGTATAA
- a CDS encoding DNA-directed RNA polymerase subunit alpha, whose product MDLKIKCINSTTSSDGSMYGKFVMEPLERGFGTTIGNSLRRVLLSSLEGAAVSAVRIEGVTHEYTSIPGIEEDVIDIILNLKSLVVKSEFKEPQTLRIDVDKSGPILASDIQLPAGVKVINPDWLIATVSEGGSFHADIIIETGKGYVTAEAMTELNGIASIDMLPIDASFMPIKKVSYSVENTRVGQNIDYDKLTLEIWSNGSVDVSTALTDASNILIEHFVAVSGFAGAPLPNLVSSSNAIIEDENQEDDQAVSITIEDLELSVRAYNCLKRASINSMAELMKKSEHDLLNIKNFGKKSSDEVIEKLRAFGLDLAPNPEGVELGE is encoded by the coding sequence ATGGATTTAAAAATTAAATGTATAAATTCTACCACAAGTTCTGACGGTTCAATGTACGGCAAGTTTGTAATGGAACCTTTAGAAAGAGGTTTTGGTACAACAATAGGCAACTCATTAAGAAGAGTTTTGCTCTCAAGCCTTGAAGGCGCAGCTGTCAGTGCGGTCAGAATAGAAGGTGTTACACATGAATATACTTCAATCCCCGGGATTGAAGAAGATGTAATTGATATAATTCTTAATTTAAAGAGTCTGGTTGTTAAATCAGAATTTAAAGAACCTCAAACTTTGAGAATAGATGTAGATAAGTCAGGTCCTATCCTGGCAAGTGATATTCAATTACCTGCAGGTGTGAAGGTTATTAACCCTGATTGGCTTATCGCTACGGTATCAGAAGGCGGAAGTTTTCATGCCGATATTATTATTGAAACAGGCAAAGGCTACGTTACTGCAGAAGCAATGACAGAATTAAACGGAATTGCTTCAATAGATATGCTTCCTATCGATGCATCGTTTATGCCTATTAAAAAAGTCAGCTATTCCGTAGAAAATACACGTGTAGGACAGAATATCGACTACGATAAGTTAACATTGGAAATATGGAGCAACGGAAGTGTTGATGTTTCAACCGCTCTAACCGATGCGTCAAACATACTTATTGAGCACTTTGTTGCAGTAAGCGGTTTTGCGGGCGCTCCTCTTCCTAATTTAGTTTCATCTTCAAACGCAATTATTGAAGATGAAAATCAAGAAGATGACCAGGCTGTAAGTATTACAATCGAAGATTTGGAACTCTCGGTAAGAGCTTACAACTGTTTAAAAAGAGCCAGCATTAATTCAATGGCTGAATTAATGAAGAAATCGGAACATGATTTATTGAATATTAAAAACTTCGGTAAAAAATCTTCTGACGAAGTAATAGAAAAATTACGTGCTTTTGGGTTGGATTTAGCTCCAAATCCTGAAGGTGTCGAATTAGGCGAATAA
- the rpsD gene encoding 30S ribosomal protein S4: MARYTGPTNKLFRNYGVKDLSAKKLVSSMTQYASGQHGQNRKKISEYALQLKEKQKIRLTYLVSEKQFSKYYEKATKKQGVTGTTMLQFLETRLDNVLFRAGFSITRRQSRQLVGHGHLLVNGKKVDIPSFLVKQGDEVAVRAKSSDLFKGIIETIDQAQSPAWMSVNAETQKIKIERLPEREEIDPEFKEQLIIEYYSK, encoded by the coding sequence TTGGCTAGATATACAGGACCGACCAATAAATTATTCAGAAATTACGGCGTAAAAGATTTGTCAGCAAAGAAACTTGTTTCTTCTATGACACAATACGCTTCAGGTCAACATGGACAAAACAGAAAGAAAATATCTGAGTACGCACTTCAGTTAAAAGAAAAACAAAAAATCAGATTAACATATTTAGTAAGCGAAAAACAATTTAGCAAGTACTATGAAAAAGCAACTAAAAAACAAGGTGTAACCGGTACTACAATGCTTCAATTTTTGGAAACAAGATTAGATAATGTCTTGTTTAGAGCAGGGTTTTCAATTACCCGCCGCCAATCAAGACAGCTTGTAGGGCATGGACATCTTTTGGTTAACGGGAAAAAAGTAGATATTCCGTCTTTTTTGGTTAAACAGGGTGATGAAGTTGCAGTCAGAGCTAAAAGTTCCGATTTGTTCAAAGGAATTATAGAAACTATAGATCAGGCACAAAGTCCTGCTTGGATGAGTGTTAATGCAGAAACACAAAAAATTAAAATTGAGAGACTTCCCGAGAGAGAAGAAATTGATCCTGAGTTCAAAGAACAATTGATCATTGAGTACTATTCTAAGTAG
- the rpsK gene encoding 30S ribosomal protein S11: MAKVKTKKKEKKNVLQGVVHIQSTFNNTIVTSTDAQGNAIAWASAGTCSFKGARKGTPFAAQSAAESVAKKSMDQGMKKVEVLVNGPGSGRETAIRALQAAGLEITLIKDVTPIPHNGCRPPKKRRV, encoded by the coding sequence ATGGCAAAAGTTAAGACTAAAAAGAAAGAAAAAAAGAATGTACTACAAGGTGTAGTGCATATTCAATCTACTTTTAATAATACTATTGTAACATCTACCGATGCACAGGGAAATGCAATAGCATGGGCATCTGCCGGCACCTGCAGCTTTAAAGGCGCAAGAAAAGGTACCCCGTTTGCTGCGCAGTCTGCTGCTGAATCCGTTGCAAAAAAATCAATGGACCAAGGTATGAAAAAAGTAGAAGTTCTTGTTAATGGACCCGGCTCAGGCAGGGAAACAGCGATAAGAGCGCTTCAAGCGGCTGGTTTAGAAATAACGTTGATTAAGGATGTTACACCGATTCCTCATAACGGTTGCAGACCTCCTAAGAAACGCAGAGTTTAG
- the rpsM gene encoding 30S ribosomal protein S13: MARLAGVDLPRNKRMIVALTYIYGIGPKISADILKACNISEDTRSDDITEDEISKLRTELEKYHIEGDLRRMESMNIKRLSEINSFRGMRHRRKLPVRGQRTKTNARTRRGKKTGPVSKKK, from the coding sequence ATGGCAAGATTAGCAGGGGTTGATTTACCTCGTAATAAAAGAATGATAGTAGCTTTGACCTATATCTACGGAATTGGTCCAAAGATTTCCGCTGATATCTTAAAAGCATGTAATATTAGTGAAGATACAAGATCTGATGATATAACGGAAGATGAAATCAGCAAGTTAAGAACAGAATTAGAAAAATATCATATTGAAGGAGATTTAAGAAGAATGGAGTCTATGAACATAAAAAGACTCAGCGAAATTAACTCTTTCAGAGGAATGCGCCACAGAAGAAAGCTTCCTGTGCGCGGTCAAAGAACTAAGACAAATGCAAGAACCAGACGCGGAAAGAAGACCGGTCCGGTATCTAAAAAGAAATAA